In Theileria equi strain WA chromosome 4 map unlocalized gcontig_1105316255033, whole genome shotgun sequence, the following are encoded in one genomic region:
- a CDS encoding conserved hypothetical protein (encoded by transcript BEWA_012130A) — translation MRYDERVKEEEKKAIEEKKKKQSQENTNGADAGDSSSGGGKTKVRLLGKVIVVVPYYSPRLVIQTVGTVLRVFFHPCLIPFLIDLSNREKLVISLSFMFCDFIGVNYAGNFDETIDPSEKVPSQSHFLFLITRDLTLHLIWISTISLVSFIVWNIWTCKFEFTNSSFFLLILASVNGFIGGIFTGRGLNGCFPILEYYNGQGTIGDDIIKLDNIINDIALSFDYIMCFLMSLFSNITERFILNHKNSREYILRNNKGDLSIETVNALLMQFKGVL, via the coding sequence ATGAGGTATGACGAGCGTGTCaaagaggaggaaaagaagGCCATagaagagaaaaagaagaagcaaAGCCAGGAGAATACTAACGGTGCTGATGCTGGCGATAGTAGTAGCGGGGGTGGAAAAACAAAGGTAAGATTGCTAGGCAAGGTCATAGTGGTTGTGCCGTATTATTCACCTCGTCTTGTTATACAGACCGTTGGAACTGTCCTGAGGGTGTTCTTTCATCCCTGTCTCATACCGTTCCTCATAGATTTGTCTAACAGAGAGAAGCTTGTCATCTCGCTGTCTTTCATGTTCTGTGACTTTATAGGTGTGAATTATGCTGGGAATTTTGATGAAACTATTGACCCATCTGAAAAGGTTCCCTCTCAAtctcattttttatttttaatcaCAAGGGATTTGACTCTTCATCTTATATGGATATCAACTATTTCCCTGGTCTCATTTATCGtctggaacatttggaCTTGCAAATTTGAATTCACCAACTCTTCGTTCTTCCTCCTGATCTTGGCGTCCGTAAATGGCTTTATTGGAGGAATCTTTACTGGAAGGGGACTAAATGGTTGTTTTCCCATCCTAGAATATTATAATGGACAGGGGACTATAGGAGATGATATCATAAAGCTTGACAATATCATTAATGATATCGCACTTTCTTTCGATTACATCATGTGCTTTTTAATGTCTCTATTCTCCAACATTACTGAAAGATTCATACTCaatcacaaaaattccagagaatatattctcaGAAACAACAAGGGCGATTTATCAATCGAAACTGTAAATGCTCtactaatgcagtttaaaGGGGTATTATAA
- a CDS encoding DEAD box ATP-dependent RNA helicase family member protein (encoded by transcript BEWA_012140A) has translation MSTNTKSAEEEPKPAKKIYLPPNRRNPQPETVGGDRPFKSFSRSFGDGPRREISNSNDHSGSYQRRDRFIGRGYEDRFSREQKYPSAWATRGDRRYFKENEDEIFDSMKTRTQAGINFNSYDNIPVQMTGRLSSTIHPIEDFQTGIHELLLANIKKVNYTKPTPIQKHSISVILANRDLMACAQTGSGKTAAFLLPIVTAMLKSGPPDSGPVANTYNSRIAQPVCLVLSPTRELAIQIYNEARKFNFGTGIRTVVLYGGSEVRRQLYDLDRGCDVCVATPGRLTDLLERRKISFTFVKYLVLDEADRMLDMGFAPQIRAIVDNNCMPKIGRQTVMFSATFPKEIQQLARDFLNDYIYLAVGRVGSTNEFIRQRLIYADQDQKPKYLVKLLKENVSGLVLIFVETKRRADMIEAYLQRENFSAVNIHGDRSQQDREHALRLFKTGEAPILVATDVAARGLDINNITHVINCDLPTNIDDYVHRIGRTGRAGNVGVATSLVNENNRPILKDLLSLLEEANQEIPPWFKKLVTSQTFGHYSSGGAKKPGKFNKTFSSKDMRTNSETVTYTHGGRGGKQVMQRPSTFQEFEDDWW, from the exons ATGAGTACTAATACCAAGTCCGCAGAGGAGGAACCAAAACCTGCCAAGAAAATCTACCTACCACCAAACCGAAGGAATCCACAACCAGAAACTGTCGGAGGAGATCGCCCATTCAAGAGTTTTTCCAGGTCTTTTG GTGATGGTCCACGCAGGGAAATTAGCAATTCAAATGACCATAGTGGATCCTATCAGCGTAGGGATCGTTTCATTGGCAGGGGTTATGAAGACCGTTTCTCCAGAGAGCAAAAGTACCCATCGGCATGGGCTACGCGCGGGGATCGACGGTATTTTaaggagaatgaggatGAGATTTTTGATTCCATGAAAACACGTACGCAGGCTGgcataaattttaattccTATGATAATATCCCAGTTCAAATGACTGGACGCCTCTCTTCTACAATTCACCCAATAGAGGACTTCCAGACTGGGATTCATGAGCTATTATTGGCTAATATTAAAAAGGTAAACTACACCAAACCAACACCAATTCAGAAGCACTCCATTTCGGTTATTTTGGCAAACCGTGACTTGATGGCTTGTGCTCAAACAGGCTCTGGGAAAACGGCTGCATTCTTATTGCCAATTGTTACTGCTATGCTTAAGTCAGGTCCTCCAGATTCTGGACCAGTCGCAAACACGTATAATTCACGTATCGCTCAGCCGGTTTGCCTGGTTTTATCGCCTACACGTGAGTTGGCGATTCAGATTTATAATGAGGCTAGAAAGTTTAATTTCGGAACCGGTATTCGGACCGTTGTTTTGTATGGTGGTAGCGAGGTTAGAAGACAATTATATGACTTGGATCGTGGCTGTGACGTTTGTGTAGCAACCCCGGGAAGATTGACTGATTTACTTGAACGTAGAAAGATATCCTTcacatttgtaaaatatttagTCCTAGATGAAGCGGACCGTATGTTAGATATGGGTTTTGCACCCCAAATCCGCGCAATTGTGGATAACAATTGCATGCCGAAAATTGGCCGTCAGACTGTTATGTTTAGCGCCACGTTCCCAAAGGAAATCCAACAGCTAGCTCGTGATTTCCTAAACGACTACATTTATCTTGCAGTTGGTCGTGTTGGCTCTACAAATGAATTTATTCGCCAGCGTTTGATTTACGCTGATCAAGATCAGAAGCCAAAGTATCTTGTAAAGCTTCTGAAAGAAAATGTCTCGGGATTGGTTCTTATTTTCGTAGAGACAAAGAGAAGAGCAGATATGATTGAGGCATATTTGCAGAGAGAGAATTTTTCTGCTGTGAATATCCATGGCGATCGTAGCCAGCAAGATCGTGAGCATGCCCTCAGACTCTTCAAGACTGGTGAGGCACCTATTCTGGTTGCTACAGATGTAGCTGCACGTGGATTGGATATTAATAATATCACGCACGTTATCAATTGTGATTTACCCACAAATATAGACGATTATGTTCACAGAATAGGTAGGACCGGAAGGGCTGGCAACGTTGGCGTTGCCACATCCCTGGTTAATGAGAACAATAGGCCCATTTTGAAGGACCTTCTTTCACTTTTGGAAGAAGCTAATCAGGAAATTCCTCCATGGTTCAAAAAGCTGGTCACTAGCCAGACTTTTGGTCATTATTCTTCAGGTGGCGCTAAGAAGCCTGGTAAATTTAACAAGACTTTTTCCTCCAAGGATATGCGCACAAACTCGGAGACAGTCACCTACACACATGGTGGCAGAGGAGGAAAGCAGGTGATGCAGAGGCCTAGCACTTTTCAGGAATTTGAAGATGATTGGTGGTGA
- a CDS encoding P-type ATPase family member protein (encoded by transcript BEWA_012150A), with product MFAQVYSSLSHLFFRKREEEIRNFKVNIPQNFACSNLVKTTKYTVYNFIFKNLYEQLSIPSNLYFVIIAVLQTIPQVSSTYGIPIMLLPLTFVLVCSAIKDAYEDHQRYLSDNELNNNLVQVIHIPGITTQKGISDLHKTLTRVDSLKRALNDGTLKTIYWKHLKVGEFVILQNKDFVPADLIILATSEENGLAFVDTSCLDGETTIKKKEAIHGVYQEKERNLKSAMERVKGIYGYFTCEPPNKNLLSFDGTFKYKLTDPKPADVKEHEEFNQGEYTEVQVNLSHLLLRGCRLMNTKWIIGFVVYTGHDTKIYKNIANTPHKVSNLQVKASAMTFIVWLMQIVLSVFAAVYNVYKYKSRTDEQYPYLLYTGGTSLFYVFVVSFFSWVVISANFVPISAIMTLDVIRLIQGFFIQVDTEMYYEELDMYAKARTTTLNEELGQVEYLFSDKTGTLTCNKMEFRKFAVAGHSYGKGHTDVIRFVCAKKGIELEDEVFNPHYTKESYVNLVDDALFNELKDTSHPRHPHLVDFFLHLLCNNSVVNDSNDNVKEYLASSPDELCFVHAAAFADFKLISRSLNFLTFSIFDKQYSAKILALVEFDYFRRCSSAILAFPLDPSTDVNDPDLSKFRIVLFCKGGDNVMTKKIKNISELDKITLSYCKKYCVGGLRTLLFAKRELSVQEFNEWYVKYKEASSDIMKRGELISKCIDTIEVDLELQGVTGIEDKLQDGVGETIEKLGNAGIKIWMLTGDNLDTSINIAIATNLLMLSSDRINLDSSSCPPEKLATCLKEHIKRIEEENDPTKHRCAIIDTISAEELIKDENCHDFVKLFTLCHTVICCRMTPYLKGTIVNLVKQKLKKITLAVGDGANDCNMIQTAHVGVGIKGKEGSQAFNNSDFGIGQFRFLVPLLLNHGRCCYRRISKSIAYMFYKNIILIVPLFYYGWISCFSGQKLYFSIYMALYNVFFTGMPVIILGVLDTDISKHLGYKYSHMYQLGQRNYYLNTKVFVGWILNSIFQSFIVFLIVSFGLSDMFSVAFTNGMLADVHTISVTLMSIILVIVSIKLILETWYYNVLCTISHSVAIYAYILSLCVFSQAPPYAGGVMGSAFAIFCSMRFWIVSLTSVLAAMYRDYFYKVAIYSFSPRYYQYIQRVEYLKMDEKVEFGEVKE from the exons ATGTTCGCCCAAGTCTACTCCTCTCTGAGTCATCTCTTTTTTCGCAAGAG GGAGGAAGAAATACGCAATTTCAAGGTCAATATACCTCAGAATTTTGCGTGTTCCAATCTTGTCAAGACGACAAAGTATACCGTGTataattttatattcaagAACCTTTATGAACAACTATCTATACCCTCGAATCTATACTTTGTTATTATCGCAGTCTTGCAGACCATTCCACAG GTCTCCTCGACGTATGGGATCCCTATTATGCTTCTTCCTCTAACATTCGTGCTAGTTTGCTCGGCCATAAAGGATGCATATGAGGACCACCAGAGATATTTGTCAGATAATGAACTCAATAACAACTTGGTACAGGTTATCCATATTCCGGGTATTACTACACAAAAGGGAATTTCTGATCTGCACAAGACTCTTACAAGGGTAGATAGTCTTAAAAGGGCATTAAACGATGGTACCTTGAAGACTATATACTGGAAGCATTTAAAAGTGGGAGAATTTGTGATCTTACAAAATAAAGATTTTGTACCTGCAGATTTAATCATATTGGCTACATCGGAAGAAAATGGATTGGCGTTTGTAGATACATCATGCCTAGATGGTGAAACCACTATTAAGAAGAAGGAAGCTATACATGGTGTTTATCAGGAAAAGGAGAGAAATTTGAAAAGTGCAATGGAACGTGTAAAAGGTATTTATGGTTATTTTACCTGTGAACCTCCCAATAAAAATCTTCTTAGCTTTGACGGTACCTTCAAGTACAAGCTTACTGATCCCAAGCCTGCAGATGTCAAAGAACATGAAGAATTTAACCAGGGAGAATATACAGAAGTCCAAGTTAATCTTTCCCATTTACTCTTAAGAGGCTGTAGACTAATGAATACGAAATGGATTATTGGATTTGTAGTGTACACCGGTCATGatacaaaaatttataaaaacatAGCAAATACACCACATAAGGTTAGCAATTTGCAGGTAAAGGCATCTGCTATGACATTTATAGTATGGCTAATGCAGATTGTACTGTCTGTATTTGCGGCAGTCTATAATGTTTACAAATATAAGAGTCGTACGGATGAACAATATCcatatcttctttacaCTGGAGGAACATCATTATTTTATGTATTTGTGGTATCGTTCTTTTCTTGGGTCGTTATATCTGCCAATTTTGTACCCATTAGTGCAATTATGACTTTGGATGTGATTCGTCTGATCCAGGGATTCTTTATTCAGGTTGATACTGAAATGTATTATGAGGAACTTGATATGTATGCAAAGGCACGAACAACAACGCTGAATGAAGAGCTAGGTCAAGTAGAATATCTGTTTTCTGACAAGACTGGTACACTGACTTGTAACAAGATGGAGTTTCGCAAATTTGCCGTTGCTGGTCATTCATATGGAAAGGGTCATACTGATGTTATCAGATTTGTATGTGCTAAAAAGGGTATTGAATTGGAAGATGAAGTGTTTAATCCACACTATACAAAGGAGTCCTATGTGAACCTTGTGGATGATGCATTATTTAATGAGCTCAAGGATACAAGTCATCCCAGACATCCTCATCTAGTCGACTTTTTTTTGCATCTCTTATGTAATAATTCAGTGGTTAATGATTCGAATGATAATGTAAAAGAGTATCTTGCAAGTAGCCCTGATGAATTATGTTTTGTTCATGCGGCTGCTTTTGCTGACTTCAAGTTGATTTCACGCAGCCTAAATTTTTTGaccttttccatttttgacAAACAATATTCGGCAAAAATACTAGCTCTTGTAGAATTTGACTATTTCAGACGATGTAGTTCGGCTATATTGGCTTTTCCTTTGGATCCTAGTACTGATGTCAACGATCCAGACCTTTCCAAATTTAGGATTGTACTATTTTGTAAGGGTGGAGATAATGTGATGACTAaaaagattaaaaatatttcagagTTGGACAAGATAACCTTGTCATACTGCAAAAAGTATTGCGTCGGAGGTCTTCGCACTCTATTGTTTGCGAAACGTGAGCTTTCGGTGCAAGAATTTAATGAATGGTATGTAAAATACAAGGAAGCATCATCGGATATTATGAAACGTGGTGAACTGATTTCAAAATGTATAGACACCATAGAGGTGGATTTGGAGTTACAGGGAGTAACTGGAATTGAGGATAAGCTACAAGACGGAGTAGGAGAAACTATTGAAAAGCTTGGAAATGCAGGTATTAAAATATGGATGCTTACTGGTGATAACCTGGATACTTCTATAAATATTGCCATTGCGACAAATTTGCTCATGCTTTCCTCAGATCGCATAAACTTGGATTCGTCATCGTGTCCACCAGAAAAATTAGCAACATGCCTAAAAGAGCATATTAAACGTATAGAAGAGGAAAATGATCCCACAAAGCACAGATGTGCTATTATCGATACCATATCAGCAGAAGAATTgataaaggatgaaaaCTGTCACGATTTTGTCAAATTATTTACCCTTTGTCATACTGTAATTTGTTGCAGAATGACACCATATCTCAAAGGAACCATTGTAAATTTAGTTAAACAAAAGCTTAAAAAGATTACTCTTGCTGTTGGAGATGGAGCAAACGATTGTAATATGATCCAAACCGCACATGTGGGTGTAGGCATAAAGGGAAAGGAGGGCTCTCAAGCATTTAACAACTCTGATTTTGGAATTGGCCAATTTAGATTCTTAGTACCATTGCTGCTCAATCATGGAAGGTGCTGTTACCGCCGCATTTCAAAGTCTATTGCTTACATGTTCTACAAGAACATTATTTTAATTGTACCACTTTTTTACTACGGATGGATATCATGTTTCAGTGGGCAAAAGCTCtacttttccatttacaTGGCCTTGTACAATGTATTTTTCACTGGAATGCCGGTTATAATCCTTGGTGTTTTAGATACTGATATCTCCAAACATCTTGGTTACAAGTATTCACACATGTACCAGCTTGGACAACGCAACTATTATCTCAATACAAAAGTGTTTGTTGGATGGATACTCAATAGTATCTTCCAGTCTTTTATCGTATTTTTAATCGTAAGTTTTGGGCTTTCGGATATGTTTTCTGTCGCCTTCACAAATGGGATGCTTGCAGATGTCCACACAATCAGTGTAACTTTAATGTCAATCATTCTAGTTATAGTCTCTATTAAACTCATACTGGAGACGTGGTACTATAATGTGCTCTGTACGATATCCCACTCGGTTGCAATTTACGCCTATATCTTGTCACTTTGCGTATTCTCACAGGCTCCGCCATATGCTGGCGGTGTTATGGGAAGTGCCTTTGCAATCTTCTGCAGCATGAGGTTTTGGATAGTTTCTCTAACATCGGTGCTTGCGGCAATGTATAGAGACTATTTTTATAAGGTGGCTATCTACTCATTTTCACCACGTTACTACCAGTACATTCAGAGGGTAGAGTATTTGAAGATGGATGAAAAAGTTGAATTCGGAGAGGTTAAAGAATAA
- a CDS encoding conserved hypothetical protein (encoded by transcript BEWA_012160A) has protein sequence MFGNGMMARNIFILGYGINGALEAFICFSAAGVVSKLFLNSTYSLIYTGFPAGSIFLGTTQTILNRVVGTSTISQMRKNLVLCHGCQALISTIAAIWATLLYIKYGHLVKEDDKKDEGEENKTEDEKKSESENKKLSVGQKFSQTIESFKYARFYYSRLILVVCAYFLRYFFFPCLIPFVLDIPHHTKLICSLSLILSEFISKLNTVGVNEAINPSEKEPSQSHAMFLLMRDAYLHFTIIICITSSSFVLWSSLTGRYHFSKSPIFIFCFIITMGISYGYLSTRSINGCKPVLDYYTKQLDKDGKPMVEEKVANGPGVSDVATLTINVALMFISAFANVTEEFILKYKGSRSYISNNKGDLSIETVNALLMQFKS, from the coding sequence ATGTTTGGCAATGGCATGATGGCTCgcaacatcttcatcctgGGCTACGGGATAAACGGGGCGTTGGAGGCGTTCATCTGTTTTTCAGCCGCTGGCGTTGTCTCTAAACTATTTCTCAATTCAACCTACTCTTTGATATACACAGGGTTCCCTGCTGGTTCCATTTTTTTGGGAACCACCCAGACTATACTGAACCGTGTAGTTGGAACCAGTACGATTTCGCAAATGAGAAAGAACCTGGTCCTGTGCCACGGATGTCAAGCTTTAATATCAACCATAGCAGCTATTTGGGCTACACTCTTGTACATTAAATATGGGCATCTTGTCAAGGAAGATGACAAAAAGGATGAGGGTGAAGAGAACAAgactgaagatgaaaagaagtCCGAGAGTGAAAACAAGAAGCTCAGTGTTGGCCAAAAGTTTTCGCAGACTATTGAAAGCTTTAAATATGCAAGGTTCTACTACTCGAGGCTCATTTTGGTCGTTTGTGCATATTTCCTAAggtatttcttctttccTTGTCTCATTCCATTTGTACTGGATATTCCGCATCACACCAAGCTCATATGTTCTCTCTCACTCATTCTTTCAGAGTTCATATCAAAGCTAAACACTGTGGGTGTCAACGAGGCTATAAATCCATCAGAGAAGGAGCCTTCCCAGTCTCATGCCATGTTCTTGCTAATGAGGGATGCCTATCTACACTTTACGATAATTATCTGCATTACATCTTCGTCATTTGTCTTATGGTCCTCTTTGACGGGCAGGTATCACTTTTCAAAGTCACccatattcatcttttGCTTTATCATAACAATGGGAATATCATATGGTTACTTGTCAACCAGATCTATTAACGGCTGTAAGCCTGTGCTAGACTATTACACTAAGCAGTTggataaggatggaaagCCTATGGTAGAAGAAAAGGTCGCTAACGGCCCCGGAGTCTCAGATGTTGCCACTCTTACAATCAATGTGGCTCTAATGTTCATTTCAGCATTTGCAAATGTGACAGAAGAGTTTATATTAAAGTATAAAGGTTCTAGATCCTATATCAGCAACAACAAGGGCGATTTATCAATCGAAACTGTAAATGCTCtactaatgcagtttaaaTCCTAG
- a CDS encoding haloacid dehalogenase-like hydrolase family member protein (encoded by transcript BEWA_012170A): MLFIVLIIALTTRSLTVGGLNENESRLKGDCDAYSPLSHLRLPRDTSGFVKPEEPPKYFGIDIDGTLLAKNKEVWERNIEAFAETRRRGYIPFLCTGRAQGSSLNLIGGKTVMEKISYRGYPGVYKNGAVIFAEDGKVLSMHIFPKEFLKILYNFLVANELIANILFYDEEELFSLVEDNKVLKKMTSGKSTIPKIFKFEDMLKKNILMLKYQGFELNVPEFKEGIDYIEKVDVNGTHDLSPSGVTKASGIQELMEHYGLSTKDCGFIGDGYNDVEAMELCEYSFAVANAPDEVKRHAKFVLDKTCDQAAVAEALELMYGPFTVTSDLANVHQMVQL; encoded by the coding sequence ATGCTTTTTATAGTGTTAATTATCGCTCTAACAACTAGATCATTAACGGTTGGTGGACTAAATGAGAATGAGAGTAGACTTAAAGGAGACTGCGATGCATATTCCCCTTTATCACATCTCAGACTTCCTAGAGATACTTCAGGATTTGTAAAGCCAGAAGAACCcccaaaatattttggaattgACATTGACGGTACGCTGCTTGCCAAGAACAAGGAAGTGTGGGAGCGGAACATTGAGGCTTTCGCAGAAACAAGAAGGAGAGGTTACATACCATTTTTGTGTACAGGAAGAGCACAGGGTTCATCGTTGAATTTAATCGGAGGCAAAACAGTTATGGAAAAGATTAGTTATAGAGGATATCCCGGAGtttacaagaatggagCAGTGATATTTGCTGAAGATGGAAAGGTCCTGAGTATGCATATCTTCCCAaaagagtttttaaagattctGTATAACTTCCTGGTAGCAAATGAACTAATCGCAAACATTCTATTTtatgatgaagaagaactATTTTCTTTAGTTGAGGATAATAAAGTTTTGAAAAAGATGACTTCTGGAAAGTCTACAATCcccaaaatttttaaattcgAAGATATGCTAAAGAAAAATATACTAATGTTAAAGTATCAAGGTTTTGAGCTAAATGTTCCGGAGTTCAAGGAGGGTATCGATTACATTGAGAAGGTTGATGTAAATGGAACTCACGATTTGAGCCCTTCAGGTGTAACAAAGGCTTCTGGCATACAAGAACTCATGGAGCACTATGGCCTCTCTACCAAAGATTGTGGATTTATTGGagatggatataatgaTGTTGAGGCCATGGAACTTTGTGAATATTCCTTTGCGGTAGCAAATGCACCCGATGAAGTTAAGAGGCATGCAAAGTTTGTGCTAGACAAGACATGTGACCAAGCAGCAGTTGCAGAAGCTCTAGAACTCATGTACGGACCATTTACCGTAACTAGTGACTTGGCCAATGTGCATCAAATGGTTCAACTGTAG
- a CDS encoding hypothetical protein (encoded by transcript BEWA_012180A) yields MTDFTFDVGAHLDTKRFAISGGVDNFYVYATLKPKDGFKLTKVINGVHVLWESSAFLFLKLSNEALYFEFKGLSWNAIGEPVYKEKLTLGLDRHNFEGVDFDLSHINPKNAMVIKILDGSFVNHSFFPEVKKAFVTVLLRVMLVVSGVFAHKFFERVDGKWVPCTLKGYFDKRAPKDTHLTVLDFSASEHPFIILFGGVKLGLPYDVFLSSVLGKVVKVVDGNEVLWEGKGLGGR; encoded by the exons ATGACCGATTTCACTTTTGACGTCGGTGCCCATCTGGATACCAAGCGTTTTGCAATATCCGGTGGTGTCGATAACTTTTACGTATATGCTACCCTTAAGCCAAAGGATGGATTCAAGTTGACCAAGGTCATCAATGGTGTTCACGTTCTCTGGGAATCTTCCG CATTTCTCTTCTTAAAACTTTCAAATGAAGCCTTATATTTTGAGTTCAAGGGTTTAAGTTGGAACGCTATAGGTGAGCCTGTTTACAAGGAGAAATTGACTCTGGGATTGGATAGACACAACTTCGAAGGTGTTGATTTCGACCTCAGTCATATAAACCCAAAGAATGCAATGGTTATAAAAATACTTGATGGGTCGTTTGTGAACCATTCGTTTTTTCCAGAGGTTAAAAAGGCATTTGTTACG GTTCTGTTGCGTGTAATGTTGGTTGTCTCTGGCGTGTTTGCACACAAATTTTTTGAGAGAgttgatggtaaatgggttCCTTGTACCCTTAAGGGTTACTTTGATAAGAGAGCACCAAAGGATACCCATCTTACTGTCCTCGACTTTTCTGCGTCTGAACATCCTTTCATAATTTTGTTTGGAGGTGTGAAATTGGGACTTCCCTATGACGTATTCCTCTCAAGTGTCTTGGGTAAAGTTGTCAAGGTCGTTGATGGAAACGAAGTTCTTTGGGAAGGAAAGGGTCTAGGTGGAAGGTAG